In Helicobacter anatolicus, a single genomic region encodes these proteins:
- a CDS encoding flagellar biosynthesis anti-sigma factor FlgM, with amino-acid sequence MINSVGYKPIIASGVDTNQIKKQNEIQAKLQDVEQNKVQEMRKAIKKGEYKVDLQATSEKMALNLLGL; translated from the coding sequence ATGATAAATTCTGTAGGTTACAAACCTATAATAGCTAGCGGTGTTGATACAAATCAAATAAAAAAACAAAACGAGATTCAAGCAAAATTACAAGACGTAGAGCAAAATAAAGTACAAGAGATGCGTAAAGCAATCAAAAAAGGTGAATACAAAGTTGATTTACAAGCAACTTCTGAAAAAATGGCACTAAATTTGCTTGGCTTATAA